A window from Bubalus kerabau isolate K-KA32 ecotype Philippines breed swamp buffalo chromosome 5, PCC_UOA_SB_1v2, whole genome shotgun sequence encodes these proteins:
- the LOC129653623 gene encoding pregnancy-associated glycoprotein 2-like: MLRTRTSWSPWTQERSMKWLVLLGLVALSECIVIIPMMKMKTLQEVVLEEIKPKYFLEEQSYSLSQETTLDHKFSSHPLRKILNMAYVINITIGTPPQEFQVIIDTSSSDLWVSSIYCQSASCCKHFRYNPKASSSFQSGDGKHINLRYGCGRITGVLATDTVRIGRLIAKSQTFVLSMNQLSGALEHASYDGMMGLAHPSLAIHGTTPIFDNLNKNRIISEPGFAFFINSWPQKSSLLMLGGVDHAYHKGALKWVPVTQAHLWQIAVNHTSMNKKVIACSGGCQAILDVGSSFLFGPTDIVRSIQRSINPSPLQNEQQLILCNSTMTLPPVIFTINGMDFPMSHKYYIQKVSKDICFISFHGGTEYISPSETWVLGDIFLRAYFTVFDRSKNKIGLAPSV, translated from the exons ATGCTAAGAACCCGAACTTCCTGGAGTCCTTGGACCCAGGAAAGAAGCATGAAGTGGCTTGTGCTGCTTGGCCTGGTGGCCCTCTCAGAGTGCATAGTCAT AATCCCTATGATGAAGATGAAGACACTTCAAGAAGTGGTCTTGGAAGAAATCAAGCCAAAATATTTCCTGGAGGAACAATCTTATAGCCTGTCCCAGGAAACTACTCTTGACCACAAGTTCTCATCTCATCCCCTGAGGAAAATCTTGAAC ATGGCCTACGTCATCAACATCACCATTGGAACACCCCCTCAAGAGTTCCAAGTCATCATTGACACCAGCTCATCTGACTTGTGGGTTTCCTCCATCTACTGCCAAAGTGCCTCCTGCT GTAAACACTTCAGATACAACCCTAAGGCGTCCAGCAGCTTCCAGTCCGGCGATGGAAAACACATCAACCTCCGTTATGGATGTGGAAGGATAACAGGAGTTCTTGCCACTGACACTGTTCGG ATCGGGCGACTTATTGCCAAGTCGCAGACATTTgtcctcagcatgaatcagctcaGTGGGGCCTTGGAACATGCATCTTATGACGGCATGATGGGCTTAGCCCACCCCAGCCTCGCCATCCATGGGACCACCCCCATCTTCGACAACCTGAATAAAAACAGAATCATTTCTGAGCCTGGCTTTGCCTTTTTCATAAACAG CTGGCCACAGAAGAGCAGCTTGCTGATGCTTGGTGGGGTGGACCACGCCTACCACAAGGGAGCTCTCAAGTGGGTACCGGTAACCCAAGCCCACTTATGGCAGATAGCCGTGAACCA CACCTCCATGAACAAAAAAGTGATTGCTTGTTCCGGTGGATGTCAGGCCATTTTGGATGTCGGGAGCTCATTTTTGTTTGGCCCAACTGACATAGTCAGAAGCATCCAGAGGAGCATCAACCCCAGTCCCCTCCAGAATGAACAG CAATTGATTTTGTGTAACAGCACCATGACCCTGCCTCCTGTTATCTTCACCATCAATGGCATGGACTTCCCAATGTCCCATAAATACTACATCCAGAAG GTTTCTAAAGACATCTGCTTTATCAGCTTTCATGGGGGCACAGAGTACATTAGCCCCTCAGAGACCTGGGTCCTGGGTGACATCTTCCTGAGAGCATATTTCACAGTTTTCGATCGAAGTAAAAACAAGATTGGCCT